One Vigna unguiculata cultivar IT97K-499-35 chromosome 11, ASM411807v1, whole genome shotgun sequence DNA window includes the following coding sequences:
- the LOC114170466 gene encoding uncharacterized protein LOC114170466, protein MDNKNNINTSPSSGDSFSFVSTPTVESDFEFGSLTPDSPSAEPFATSPADHLFLNGRLRPHSFPLPSSRTSSTRDSLFSSLSNSTNSSCSSARTSSSDSSERKSFHNKLKGAAFMSKTPSHYQPYGCSQRWQFITPMPALNREGSLRRRTDTNQVKDKGTMKKKKKNKNNKKKSKKENKGVRLRFGRRILRWFVMACRECHAMEPSKRCNKDV, encoded by the coding sequence ATGGACAACAAAAACAACATCAACACCTCTCCCTCCTCCGGCGACTCCTTCTCCTTCGTGAGCACGCCGACGGTTGAATCGGACTTTGAATTCGGGTCCCTCACTCCGGACTCCCCCTCCGCCGAGCCTTTCGCCACCTCCCCCGCCGACCACCTCTTCCTCAATGGCCGTCTCCGGCCCCACTCTTTCCCCCTCCCTAGCAGCCGCACCAGCAGCACCAGAGACTCCCTTTTCTCTTCACTGAGCAACAGCACCAACAGCAGCTGTAGCAGCGCCAGAACCAGCTCCAGCGACAGTTCTGAGCGAAAATCCTTCCACAACAAGCTCAAAGGTGCTGCATTTATGTCAAAAACTCCCTCCCATTATCAACCATATGGCTGCTCACAAAGGTGGCAGTTTATAACTCCCATGCCAGCGTTGAACCGTGAAGGCTCCTTGAGAAGAAGAACCGACACGAACCAAGTGAAGGACAAAGGGaccatgaagaagaagaagaagaataagaacaACAAGAAGAAGAGTAAGAAGGAGAATAAAGGGGTTAGGTTGAGATTTGGGAGGAGGATTCTACGGTGGTTTGTGATGGCTTGTAGAGAATGCCACGCCATGGAACCGTCCAAGCGTTGTAACAAAGACGTTTGA